One genomic region from Mytilus trossulus isolate FHL-02 chromosome 9, PNRI_Mtr1.1.1.hap1, whole genome shotgun sequence encodes:
- the LOC134685490 gene encoding histone H2B-like has translation MPPKVGTKGAKKAVTKAKTARPGGDKKRRRKRRESYAIYIYKVLRQVHPDTGVSSKAMSIMNSFVNDIFERIAAEASRLAHYNKRSTITSREIQTAVRLLLPGELAKHAVSEGTKAVTKYTSSK, from the coding sequence ATGCCACCAAAAGTTGGAACCAAAGGAGCCAAAAAGGCCGTAACAAAGGCAAAGACTGCCAGACCCGGCGGTGACAAGAAAAGGAGGAGGAAGAGGAGAGAATCCTATGCCATCTACATCTACAAAGTCTTGAGACAGGTGCACCCAGACACTGGAGTATCCTCAAAGGCTATGTCTATCATGAACAGTTTTGTCAACGATATCTTTGAGAGAATCGCTGCAGAAGCTTCCCGTCTCGCTCACTACAACAAGAGATCTACCATCACATCTCGGGAGATCCAGACTGCAGTTCGTCTGCTCCTACCCGGTGAATTGGCCAAGCACGCTGTCAGTGAAGGTACCAAAGCCGTCACAAAGTACACCAGCAGCAAGTAA